One Papaver somniferum cultivar HN1 chromosome 10, ASM357369v1, whole genome shotgun sequence genomic window carries:
- the LOC113315855 gene encoding uncharacterized protein LOC113315855 — MPQTNQSEPILALPTPPKKTSNLDNEFEHISEADNSIAVNVPLPPNVPIAPFPQRLIQQNKSTHYNEMLEMFKRVDINIPFLEAIKQIPAYAKFLKELCTQKRKLNLHRRAFLAEQLGLGELKLTTITLQLADRSVKVPRGRPFLATSNANINCRNRVLKLSFGNMTVELNVFNVSKQHVDLDDNDVHEINMIESVTQDSLTSILSIDPLQACLENFNLEFYDDEYISEVQSLLESVPQMDVTKWQNKVKQLPLSDTKSITSSEESPKQELKTLPSTLKYTFLGSFDTLPVIISSCLDMEQENNLPEVLRNTKRP; from the exons ATGCCACAAACAAATCAATCTGAGCCAATCTTAGCACTGCCTACACCACCAAAGAAAACCTCCAATTTAGATAATGAATTtgagcacattagtgaagccgacaattctattgctgtgaatgtccctctaCCACCTAATGTTCCTATTGCTCCATTCCCTCAAAGGTTAATTCAACAAAACaaaagcacccactacaatgagatgttagagatGTTCAAAAGAGTTGACATCAACATCCCATtccttgaggcaattaagcaaatccctgcatatgctaaATTCCTTAAAGAGTTGTGTACacaaaagcgcaagcttaatcTACATagacgtgctttcttagctgaacag ttaggtcttggagagttgaaacTAACaaccataactctccaattggcggaccgatccgtcaaagttcCTCGAG gacgtcctttcttggctacgtctaATGCGAACATTAACTGCCGTAAcagagtgttgaaactgtcttttggaaacatgactgtagaattaAACGTGTTTAATGTTAGTAAACAACATGTGGATCTTGATGATAATGATGTGCATGAGATCAATATGATTGAAAGTGTAacacaagattcattgactagtaTTTTATCAATTGACCCCCTACAAGCATGTTTGGAGAATTTTAATTTGGAGttttatgatgatgaatacattagtGAAGTCCAATCCTTGCTAGAATCCGTACCTCAAATGGATGTCACTAAATGGCAGAACAAAGTAAAACAACTCCCACTTTCCGATACAAAGTCTATCACATCTTCTGAAGAGTCACCTAAGCAAGAATTGAAGACATTGCCTAGTACTTTGAAGTACACATTCCTAGGTTCTtttgatactttacctgtcattatttcatcatgtttggACATGGAACAGGAAAACAATCTTCCAGAAGTGCTTAGGAatacaaagaggccttag